A portion of the Agrobacterium tumefaciens genome contains these proteins:
- a CDS encoding aldehyde dehydrogenase — MRRFQCYIDGRFEDGEASFSSLDPATGEPWAEMPESREADISRAVEAAHRALYDDAAWSKLTATQRGKLLYRLADLVAENAKTLAELETRDTGKIIRETSAQIAYVADYYRYYAGLADKIEGAYLPIDKPDMDVWLRREPVGVVAAIVPWNSQLFLAAVKIGPALAAGCTIVIKASEDGPAPLLEFARLVQEAGFPAGVVNIVTGFGASCGTALTTHPKVAHIAFTGGPETARHIVRNSAENLASTSLELGGKSPILVFADADLESAANAQVAGIFAATGQSCVAGSRLIVERSVKDRFLGILKAKAEAIRIGSPLDMATEVGPLATERQRKHIVSLVSASEKAGAKVVTGGLAVDCAGYFYPPTILDCDGIRSPSMEREFFGPVLSVVSFETEAEAIALANDTVYGLASGVFTQNLTRAHRLMKAIRAGVVWVNTYRAVSPIAPFGGFGLSGDGREGGLAAALDYTRTKTIWLRTSDDPIPDPFVMR; from the coding sequence ATGCGCCGTTTCCAATGTTACATCGACGGGCGCTTCGAGGATGGTGAGGCGAGCTTTTCGAGCCTCGACCCGGCAACCGGTGAACCTTGGGCAGAAATGCCGGAAAGCCGCGAAGCGGATATTAGCCGCGCCGTAGAGGCTGCGCATCGGGCGCTTTATGACGATGCCGCCTGGTCGAAACTGACGGCGACGCAACGCGGCAAGCTGCTCTATCGGCTTGCCGATCTGGTTGCCGAAAATGCAAAGACGCTTGCCGAGCTCGAAACCCGTGACACCGGTAAGATCATCCGCGAGACCTCGGCGCAGATTGCCTATGTCGCGGACTATTATCGCTATTATGCGGGCTTGGCTGACAAGATCGAGGGCGCCTACCTGCCGATCGACAAGCCGGACATGGATGTCTGGCTGCGGCGCGAACCCGTGGGTGTGGTGGCCGCGATCGTCCCGTGGAACAGCCAGCTTTTTCTGGCAGCCGTTAAAATCGGCCCGGCGCTCGCTGCCGGCTGCACAATCGTCATCAAGGCCTCGGAAGACGGACCGGCGCCGCTTCTGGAGTTCGCCCGGCTGGTGCAGGAGGCTGGTTTTCCTGCCGGCGTCGTCAATATAGTCACTGGTTTCGGTGCGTCCTGCGGCACGGCACTCACCACACACCCCAAGGTGGCCCATATCGCCTTTACCGGCGGGCCGGAAACGGCGCGTCACATCGTTCGCAACTCGGCCGAAAATCTTGCCTCCACGTCGCTCGAACTCGGCGGCAAATCGCCAATCCTCGTCTTTGCCGACGCCGATCTCGAAAGCGCCGCCAATGCGCAGGTCGCGGGAATTTTCGCGGCAACCGGTCAGAGCTGTGTTGCCGGATCACGGCTGATCGTCGAGAGAAGCGTGAAGGATCGCTTCCTCGGGATTTTGAAGGCGAAGGCTGAGGCGATCCGCATCGGCTCGCCGCTGGACATGGCAACGGAAGTGGGGCCGCTCGCGACCGAGCGGCAGCGCAAGCATATTGTCTCTCTGGTCTCTGCTTCCGAAAAAGCCGGTGCGAAGGTGGTGACGGGCGGTCTGGCGGTGGATTGCGCTGGTTATTTCTACCCTCCGACCATTCTCGATTGTGACGGCATTCGTTCGCCGTCCATGGAAAGGGAGTTCTTCGGCCCGGTTCTTTCGGTTGTTTCCTTCGAAACCGAGGCGGAAGCGATCGCTTTGGCCAATGACACGGTCTATGGCCTCGCCTCGGGCGTCTTCACGCAGAACCTGACGCGCGCCCATCGGCTGATGAAGGCGATCCGTGCCGGTGTGGTTTGGGTGAACACCTATCGCGCCGTCTCACCGATTGCGCCTTTCGGGGGTTTCGGTCTTTCCGGTGATGGTCGCGAAGGCGGGCTTGCGGCAGCGCTCGATTACACGCGCACGAAGACCATATGGCTTAGAACCTCCGATGACCCGATCCCCGATCCATTCGTGATGCGGTGA
- a CDS encoding ABC transporter permease: protein MPFRPGNFAATLPAFVLLALFFVVPVIILLSRSVTEPVLGFGNYAALLGSSTYLKIFFNTFAVSALVTLVTLVIGFPVAWALAIMPSRLASVVFAILLLSMWTNLLARTYAWMVLLQRTGVVNKTLMGLGIIDKPLALVNNLTGVTIGMTYIMLPFIIIPLYGVIRKIDPAILQAAALCGATRFQALTRVLIPLAAPGMISGALMVFVMSLGYFVTPALLGGTANMMLAELIAQFVQSLVNWGMGGAAALVLLVVTLTLYAIQLKFFGAAGAGGR, encoded by the coding sequence ATGCCCTTCCGGCCCGGCAATTTTGCCGCCACCCTGCCGGCATTCGTTCTGCTTGCCCTGTTCTTCGTCGTGCCGGTTATCATCCTGCTGTCGCGCAGCGTTACCGAGCCTGTTCTGGGCTTTGGCAATTACGCCGCATTGCTGGGCAGCTCCACCTACCTGAAGATTTTCTTCAATACATTCGCGGTCTCGGCGCTGGTCACGCTCGTAACGCTGGTCATCGGTTTTCCTGTCGCGTGGGCGCTTGCCATCATGCCGTCGCGGCTTGCCTCCGTCGTTTTCGCAATTTTGCTTCTGTCCATGTGGACCAACCTTCTGGCACGCACCTATGCCTGGATGGTGCTGTTGCAGCGGACGGGTGTCGTCAACAAGACGCTGATGGGCCTTGGCATCATCGACAAGCCGCTTGCACTGGTCAACAACCTGACCGGCGTCACGATCGGCATGACCTATATCATGCTGCCATTCATCATCATTCCGCTCTATGGCGTCATCCGCAAGATCGATCCGGCCATTCTCCAGGCGGCGGCGCTGTGCGGGGCAACCCGCTTTCAGGCGCTGACCCGCGTTCTCATTCCACTTGCCGCTCCCGGTATGATCTCCGGCGCGCTGATGGTGTTCGTCATGTCGCTTGGCTATTTCGTCACCCCGGCGCTGCTGGGCGGCACGGCGAACATGATGCTGGCCGAGCTTATCGCGCAATTCGTGCAGTCTCTCGTCAACTGGGGCATGGGCGGGGCAGCGGCGCTGGTGCTTCTGGTGGTGACGCTGACGCTTTACGCAATCCAGCTGAAATTCTTCGGCGCGGCCGGGGCAGGGGGGCGCTGA
- a CDS encoding NIPSNAP family protein, with translation MFYEIRTYRLKNGAIPAYLRVVEEEGIEIQKSHLGELVGYFFSEIGPINEIVHIWAFSSLDDREERRARLLADPRWLSFLPKIRDLIEVAENKIMKPAPFSPLK, from the coding sequence ATGTTTTACGAGATCCGCACCTACCGGCTGAAGAACGGCGCCATTCCGGCCTACCTTCGGGTTGTCGAGGAGGAAGGCATCGAAATCCAGAAAAGCCATCTGGGCGAGCTGGTGGGTTACTTCTTTTCCGAGATCGGGCCGATCAATGAAATTGTCCACATCTGGGCTTTTTCCAGCCTGGATGACCGCGAAGAACGGCGCGCGCGGCTCCTGGCCGATCCACGCTGGTTGTCTTTCCTGCCTAAGATCCGCGACCTCATTGAAGTCGCCGAAAACAAGATCATGAAGCCGGCGCCTTTTTCACCGCTGAAGTGA
- a CDS encoding ABC transporter substrate-binding protein, with the protein MRSKLVLMTCAAIFALGASAQANDLVFSSWGGTTQDAQKAAWAEKFMVATGINVLQDGPTDYGKLKAMVEANGVTWDVVDVEGDYAAQAGPKGLLEKLDFAVIDKTKLDPRFVTDYSVGSFYYSFVIGCNVDAVAACPKSWADLFDTAKFPGKRTFYKWSAPGVIEAALLADGVAADKLYPLDLDRAFKKLDTIKSDIIWWSGGAQSQQLIASAEAPFGSVWNGRMTALEKSGVKVETSWEQNITAADSLVVPKGTKNKDAAMKFIALATSAQAQADMASATGYAPVNVESAKLMDPETAKTLPDQQTASQVNADMNYWAQHRDEIGERWYAWQAK; encoded by the coding sequence ATGAGATCGAAACTGGTATTGATGACATGCGCAGCAATTTTCGCCCTGGGCGCATCCGCACAGGCGAATGATCTGGTTTTTTCCAGCTGGGGAGGAACCACGCAGGACGCGCAGAAGGCGGCCTGGGCCGAAAAATTCATGGTGGCGACCGGCATCAACGTGCTTCAGGATGGCCCGACGGACTATGGCAAGCTGAAAGCCATGGTCGAGGCGAACGGCGTGACATGGGATGTGGTCGACGTGGAGGGCGACTACGCCGCGCAGGCCGGGCCGAAGGGCCTGCTGGAGAAGCTTGATTTCGCCGTCATCGACAAAACGAAGCTAGACCCTCGTTTCGTCACTGATTACTCCGTCGGAAGCTTCTATTATTCCTTCGTCATCGGCTGCAATGTTGATGCTGTAGCCGCCTGCCCCAAGAGCTGGGCCGACCTTTTCGATACGGCAAAGTTCCCCGGCAAGCGCACCTTTTACAAGTGGTCCGCGCCGGGTGTGATCGAAGCAGCCCTGCTGGCCGATGGTGTTGCCGCCGACAAGCTATACCCGCTCGATCTCGATCGCGCCTTCAAGAAGCTGGACACGATCAAATCCGATATCATCTGGTGGTCTGGCGGTGCGCAATCGCAGCAGTTGATCGCTTCTGCGGAGGCACCCTTCGGCAGCGTCTGGAACGGCCGCATGACAGCGCTTGAGAAGAGCGGTGTGAAGGTGGAGACCTCCTGGGAGCAGAACATCACGGCAGCGGATTCTCTCGTCGTTCCCAAGGGAACGAAGAACAAGGACGCGGCGATGAAGTTCATCGCTCTTGCGACCTCCGCGCAGGCGCAGGCGGATATGGCGTCTGCCACGGGTTATGCCCCGGTCAATGTCGAATCCGCAAAGCTGATGGATCCGGAAACGGCAAAGACCCTGCCTGACCAGCAGACAGCGAGCCAGGTCAATGCCGACATGAACTACTGGGCGCAACATCGTGACGAGATCGGTGAGCGCTGGTACGCCTGGCAGGCCAAGTAA
- a CDS encoding ABC transporter permease translates to MLLNYNSLGAWKWLLLLITVLTAAFLILPIVFIAALSFGSSQWLIFPPPGWTLKWYADFFADPRWLDAAWTSLRIAVMVTVLSVLIGLVASFGLVRGRFIGREGLRALFMTPMILPVVVLAVALYAFFLKLGLAGTTTGFVIAHLVVALPFSILALTSALEDFDKSIEDAAVLCGASPLQAKIRITLPAISHGLFSAAIFSFLTSWDEVVLAIFMASPTLQTLPVKIWATLRQDLTPVIAAASTLLIAVTIILMLLVAAVRKGLKT, encoded by the coding sequence ATGCTTTTGAACTACAACAGCCTTGGCGCATGGAAGTGGCTGCTCCTTTTAATCACCGTGCTGACAGCGGCATTCCTTATCCTGCCGATTGTCTTCATCGCTGCTTTGTCCTTCGGCTCGTCGCAATGGCTGATCTTTCCGCCGCCCGGCTGGACGCTGAAATGGTATGCGGATTTCTTTGCCGATCCGAGGTGGCTGGATGCTGCCTGGACAAGCCTGCGTATCGCCGTGATGGTCACAGTCCTGTCGGTGTTGATCGGCCTCGTGGCCTCCTTCGGCCTGGTGCGGGGGCGTTTCATTGGGCGCGAGGGTCTGCGGGCTTTGTTCATGACGCCGATGATCCTGCCTGTCGTGGTGCTGGCGGTGGCGCTTTATGCTTTTTTCCTGAAGCTCGGCCTTGCGGGCACCACTACGGGCTTTGTCATTGCCCATCTTGTCGTGGCGCTGCCTTTCTCCATTCTGGCGTTGACCAGCGCGCTCGAGGATTTCGATAAATCGATCGAAGACGCTGCAGTGCTATGCGGCGCGAGCCCGCTGCAGGCCAAAATCCGCATCACCTTGCCGGCCATCAGCCATGGCCTGTTCTCAGCCGCGATCTTTTCTTTCCTCACTTCCTGGGATGAGGTGGTGCTGGCGATCTTCATGGCAAGTCCAACGTTGCAGACGCTGCCGGTGAAAATCTGGGCGACGCTGCGGCAGGATCTGACGCCGGTGATCGCCGCTGCATCGACGCTTCTCATCGCGGTGACCATCATTCTCATGCTGCTTGTCGCGGCTGTCCGAAAAGGATTGAAAACATGA
- a CDS encoding amino acid synthesis family protein, with amino-acid sequence MPIQIRKTLLQVETTLIEGGKAAATPLKLFTAIAVVKNPWAGKGFVDDLKPEIHAGAPVLGELLTKMILDAVGSGEAVEAYGKAAVVGLDGEIEHASALIHTLRFGNHYRQAVGAKSYLAFCNTRGPGNAPIMIPLMDKNDEGRRSHYLTIQTSVPDAPAADEIVVALGASVGGRPHHRIGDRYQDLKDLGQDVANPAGV; translated from the coding sequence ATGCCCATCCAGATCCGTAAGACCCTGTTGCAGGTCGAAACAACGTTGATTGAAGGAGGCAAGGCCGCAGCGACACCTTTGAAGCTGTTCACCGCCATCGCGGTCGTGAAAAATCCCTGGGCTGGAAAAGGCTTCGTGGATGATCTCAAACCGGAAATCCACGCCGGTGCGCCGGTGCTGGGCGAACTCCTGACGAAGATGATCCTTGATGCCGTGGGTTCCGGCGAAGCGGTGGAGGCCTATGGCAAGGCGGCCGTCGTCGGGCTGGATGGTGAGATCGAACATGCCTCCGCGCTCATTCACACGTTGCGTTTCGGCAATCACTATCGTCAGGCTGTGGGTGCCAAGTCCTATCTCGCCTTCTGCAATACGCGTGGTCCCGGCAATGCGCCGATCATGATCCCCTTAATGGACAAGAACGATGAAGGCCGCCGTTCGCACTACCTGACTATCCAGACCTCCGTTCCCGATGCTCCGGCTGCCGACGAGATCGTCGTGGCGCTCGGTGCTTCAGTCGGCGGCAGGCCTCATCACCGCATCGGCGACCGGTATCAGGATCTGAAGGATCTCGGTCAGGATGTTGCCAACCCGGCGGGCGTTTGA
- a CDS encoding LLM class flavin-dependent oxidoreductase — translation MKFSLFVHMERLDASQDHKTLYEEFVTLCEIADRGGMHAIWTGEHHGMDFTIAPNPFVTIADLARRTKTARLGTGTVIAPFWHPIKLAGEAAMADLICDGRLDIGIARGAYSFEYERLLPGLDAWGAGQRMRELIPAVKGVWAGDYTHDGEFFKFPATTSAPKPLQQPFPPIWVAARDPNSHEFAVANDCNVQVTPLWQGDDEVETLMGRFNDACAKNPDKQRPKIMLLRHTYVGSDEADIAQAAHEMSVYYNYFFAWFKNEKPVHQGLIERIAPEEIAANAMLSGDVMRKNNVVGDADEVITRLKAYEAMGYDEYSFWIDTGMSFERKKASLERFLSDVMPAFKE, via the coding sequence ATGAAATTCTCCCTCTTCGTTCACATGGAGCGGCTGGACGCCTCCCAGGACCACAAGACACTCTACGAGGAGTTCGTAACGCTTTGCGAAATCGCCGATCGTGGTGGCATGCATGCCATCTGGACCGGCGAACATCACGGCATGGATTTCACCATAGCGCCCAACCCCTTTGTAACGATCGCCGATCTGGCGCGGCGTACGAAGACGGCACGCCTGGGTACGGGAACGGTGATCGCGCCTTTCTGGCACCCGATCAAGCTTGCCGGAGAAGCGGCGATGGCGGATCTGATCTGTGACGGCCGTCTTGATATCGGCATCGCGCGTGGCGCCTATTCGTTCGAATATGAGCGGCTGCTTCCAGGCCTCGATGCCTGGGGCGCCGGCCAGCGGATGCGCGAGCTTATTCCGGCTGTCAAAGGGGTTTGGGCGGGTGACTACACCCACGACGGCGAATTCTTCAAGTTCCCGGCCACCACATCGGCTCCCAAACCGCTGCAGCAGCCTTTTCCGCCCATCTGGGTGGCGGCGCGTGATCCGAATTCGCATGAATTCGCTGTCGCCAATGATTGCAATGTTCAGGTGACGCCGCTCTGGCAAGGCGATGACGAGGTGGAAACCCTGATGGGCCGCTTCAACGATGCCTGTGCGAAAAATCCGGATAAACAGCGGCCGAAAATCATGCTGCTGCGCCACACCTATGTCGGTTCCGATGAAGCCGATATTGCCCAGGCGGCCCATGAGATGAGCGTCTATTACAACTACTTCTTTGCATGGTTCAAAAACGAAAAGCCCGTTCATCAGGGGCTGATCGAGCGTATTGCGCCGGAGGAGATTGCCGCAAACGCCATGCTTTCCGGTGATGTCATGCGCAAGAACAACGTTGTCGGCGATGCCGATGAAGTTATTACCCGGCTTAAGGCCTACGAGGCCATGGGCTACGACGAATATTCCTTCTGGATCGATACCGGCATGAGCTTCGAGCGCAAGAAGGCCTCGCTGGAACGCTTCCTTTCCGATGTCATGCCGGCTTTCAAGGAGTAA
- a CDS encoding flavin reductase family protein → MTVATLDPRALRDAFGAFVTGVTIVTTRDDAGKPIGFTANSFTSVSLDPPLLLICLARSSRNFATMTGTKNFAVNILSESQKDLSNTFARPVEDRFATASWLDAPKGSPVFADVAAWFECSMQEVIEAGDHVILLGRIEAFDNSGLNGLGYARGGYFTPMLAAKAVSAAAEGDIVVGAVLERRGEIYLVGDDVLSLPGCVVASGDPVAALTSRLEDLTGLSVKTGFLYSVYENKTDGRQHVVYHALADGDQAPREGRFLLPGALASAKFDSGATADIVNRFVLESSIGNFGVYVGNETAGKVHPISMKGPNP, encoded by the coding sequence ATGACTGTTGCAACCCTTGATCCGCGCGCTTTGCGCGATGCATTCGGCGCTTTCGTTACGGGAGTAACAATCGTGACCACCCGGGACGATGCAGGAAAGCCCATCGGTTTTACCGCCAACTCCTTCACCTCGGTTTCGCTCGATCCGCCGTTGCTGCTGATCTGCCTTGCCCGTAGCTCGCGCAATTTCGCGACGATGACGGGCACCAAAAACTTCGCGGTCAATATTCTGTCGGAAAGCCAGAAGGACCTCTCCAACACCTTCGCCCGGCCGGTCGAAGACCGTTTCGCCACCGCCAGCTGGTTGGATGCGCCGAAGGGCTCCCCGGTCTTTGCAGACGTCGCGGCCTGGTTCGAATGTTCGATGCAGGAGGTTATCGAGGCCGGCGATCATGTCATTCTGCTCGGCCGTATCGAGGCTTTCGACAATAGCGGCCTGAACGGTCTCGGTTATGCGCGCGGCGGCTATTTCACGCCGATGCTGGCTGCAAAGGCGGTATCGGCAGCGGCAGAGGGCGATATCGTCGTGGGCGCCGTTCTGGAACGGCGCGGCGAGATTTACCTCGTTGGCGACGACGTGCTGTCGCTTCCCGGTTGTGTCGTGGCAAGCGGCGATCCGGTCGCGGCGCTGACATCACGTCTCGAAGACCTGACGGGTCTCTCCGTCAAAACGGGATTTCTCTACTCGGTTTATGAGAACAAGACGGATGGGCGCCAACACGTCGTCTATCACGCGCTTGCCGATGGCGATCAAGCGCCGCGCGAGGGCCGATTTCTGTTGCCCGGCGCGCTGGCTTCGGCAAAATTCGACTCCGGCGCTACGGCGGATATCGTCAATCGTTTCGTGCTGGAAAGCTCGATCGGCAACTTCGGCGTCTATGTCGGTAACGAGACTGCCGGCAAGGTTCATCCCATCTCCATGAAGGGGCCAAACCCATGA
- a CDS encoding alpha/beta fold hydrolase, which yields MQEAATTSRVNAAKAGAAVLPRKVTEGGAAYFEAGAGEDLILIHGVGMRLEAWKPQIEIFSKTHRVIAVDMPGHGGSERLPAGSSLKDFVGWFGRFLDDMRIARANVAGHSMGALISGGAAATFGDRIARVGYLNGVYRRDPAAKAAVLARAAAIRTTGVDKEGPLLRWFGDDPKSQQARELTRGWLEMVDPEGYAVAYTAFAGGDETYADRWPSVICPALFLTGSDDPNSTPLMAEQMAAITPRGYARVVEAHRHMVNLTAPETVNAMMAEWLALEEEPQ from the coding sequence ATGCAGGAGGCCGCCACCACGTCACGGGTCAATGCTGCAAAGGCAGGTGCTGCTGTGCTCCCTCGCAAGGTGACCGAGGGCGGGGCGGCCTATTTCGAGGCAGGCGCCGGTGAAGACCTGATCCTCATCCACGGCGTGGGAATGCGGCTGGAAGCCTGGAAGCCGCAGATCGAAATCTTTTCAAAGACGCACCGTGTCATCGCGGTAGATATGCCGGGGCATGGCGGCAGTGAACGCCTGCCAGCGGGCAGCTCGCTCAAGGATTTTGTCGGCTGGTTCGGCCGGTTTCTTGACGATATGCGGATCGCGCGTGCCAATGTGGCCGGGCACTCCATGGGTGCGCTGATTTCCGGCGGTGCCGCTGCAACCTTTGGAGATCGAATTGCGCGCGTTGGTTATCTGAACGGCGTCTACCGCCGTGATCCGGCCGCGAAGGCTGCGGTTCTTGCACGCGCGGCTGCCATCCGGACCACTGGCGTGGACAAGGAAGGCCCTTTGTTACGCTGGTTCGGCGACGATCCAAAGAGCCAGCAGGCGCGGGAGTTGACGCGGGGCTGGCTGGAAATGGTCGATCCCGAAGGTTACGCGGTTGCCTATACCGCATTTGCGGGCGGCGACGAGACCTATGCGGATCGGTGGCCCTCGGTCATCTGCCCGGCTCTTTTCCTGACGGGTTCGGACGACCCCAATTCGACGCCGTTGATGGCCGAGCAGATGGCGGCGATCACACCGCGCGGTTACGCCCGCGTCGTTGAGGCGCACCGGCATATGGTCAACCTGACCGCGCCTGAAACTGTCAATGCAATGATGGCCGAATGGCTGGCTTTAGAGGAGGAGCCGCAATGA